A genomic segment from Callithrix jacchus isolate 240 chromosome 8, calJac240_pri, whole genome shotgun sequence encodes:
- the KIF23 gene encoding kinesin-like protein KIF23 isoform X9, translating into MQLFSFILLRAIDSIEMETIRRLSIHLNKCLALTPPRRNCLMLWLIPWSMTLFMAKMVFKSNDRNSMDIQCEVDALLERQKREAMPNPKTPSSKRQVDPEFADMITVKEFCKAEEVDEDSVYGVFVSYIEIYNNYIYDLLEEVPFDPIKPKPPQSKLLREDKNHNMYVAGCTEVEVKSTDEAFEVFWRGQKKRRIANTHLNRESSRSHSVFNIKLVQAPLDADGDNVLQEKEQITISQLSLVDLAGSERTNRTRAEGNRLREAGNINQSLMTLRTCMDVLRENQMYGTNKMVPYRDSKLTHLFKNYFDGEGKVRMIVCVNPKAEDYEESLQVMRFAEVTQEVEVARPIDKVICGLTPGRRYRNQPRGPVGDEPLVTDVVLQSFPPLPSCEILDINDEQTLPRLIEALEKRHLLRQIMIDEFNKQSNTFKALLQEFDNAVLSKENYMQGKLNEKEKMISGQKLEIERLEKKNKTLEYKIEILEKTTTIYEEDKRNLQQELETQNQKLQRQFSDKRRLEARLQGMVTETTMKWEKECERRVAAKQLEMQNKLWVKDEKLKQLKAIVTEPKIEKPERPSRERDREKVTLRSVSPSPVPLSSNYIAQISNGQQLMSQPQLHRRSNSCSSISVASCISEWEQKIPTCNTPLRDTSIARRRQQEPGQSKACIVSDRRRGMYWTEGREVVPTFRNELEIEEDHCCRGDVYKTRGGGQSVQFTDIETLKQESPNGSRKRRSSTVAPAQPDGAESEWTDVETRCSVAVEMRAGSQLGPGYQHHAQPKRKKP; encoded by the exons ATGCAACTGTTCAGCTTCATACTCCTGAGGGCTATAGACTCAATCGAAATGGAGACTATAAGGAG ACTCAGTATTCATTTAAACAAGTGTTTGGCACTCACACCACCCAGAAGGAACTGTTTGATGTTGTGGCTCATCCCTTGGTCGATGACCTTATTCATGGCAAAAATG GTTTTTAAATCTAATGATAGGAATAGTATGGATATACAGTGTGAGGTTGATGCCTTATTAGAACGTCAGAAAAGAGAAGCTATGCCCAATCCAAAGACCCCTTCTAGCAA acgacaAGTAGATCCAGAGTTTGCAGATATGATAACTGTGAAAGAATTCTGCAAAGCAGAAGAGGTTGATGAAGACAGTGTGTATGGTGTATTTGTCtcttatattgaaatatataataattacatatatgaTCTGTTGGAAGAGGTGCCATTTGATCCCATAAAACCCAA aCCTCCACAATCTAAATTGCTTCGTGAAGATAAGAACCATAACATGTATGTTGCAGGATGTACGGAAGTAGAAGTGAAATCTACTGATGAGGCTTTTGAAGTTTTCTGGAGAG GCCAGAAAAAGAGACGTATTGCTAATACCCATTTGAATCGTGAGTCCAGCCGTTCCCATAGCGTGTTCAACATTAAATTAGTTCAGGCTCCCTTGGATGCAGATGGAGACAATGTCTTACAG gaaaaagaacaaatcacTATAAGTCAGTTGTCCTTGGTAGATCTTGCTGGAAGTGAAAGAACTAACCGGACCAGAGCAGAAGGGAACAGATTACGTGAAGCTG gtAATATTAATCAGTCACTAATGACGCTAAGAACATGTATGGATGTCCTGAGAGAGAACCAAATGTATGGGACTAACAAG ATGGTTCCATATCGAGACTCAAAGTTAACCCATCTGTTCAAGAACTACTTTGATGGGGAAGGAAAAGTGCGTATGATTGTGTGTGTGAATCCAAAGGCTGAAGATTATGAAGAAAGCTTG caaGTCATGAGATTTGCGGAAGTGACTCAGGAAGTTGAAGTAGCAAGACCTATAGACAAGGTCATATGTGGTTTAACGCCTGGGAGGCGATATAGGAACCAGCCTCGAGGTCCAGTTGGAGATG AACCATTGGTTACCGACGTGGTTTTGCAGAGTTTTCCGCCTTTGCCATCATGCGAAATTTTGGATATCAACGATGAGCAGACACTTCCAAGGCTGATTGAAGCCTTAGAGAAACGACATCTCCTACGACAAATAATGATTGATGAGTTTAACAAACAAT CTAATACTTTTAAAGCTTTGTTACAAGAATTTGACAATGCCGTCTTAAGTAAAGAAAACTACATGCAGGGGAaactaaatgaaaaggaaaagatgatCTCAGGACAGAAATTGGAAATAGAAcgactggaaaagaaaaacaaaactttagaaTATAAG ATTGAGATTTTAGAGAAAACAACTACTATCTATGAAGAAGATAAACGCAATTTGCAACAGGAACTTGAAACTCAGAACCAGAAACTTCAGCGACAGTTTTCTGACAAACGCAGATTAGAGGCCAGGTTGCAAGGCATGGTGACAGAAACGACAATGAAGTGGGAGAAAGAATGT GAGCGTAGAGTGGCAGCCAAACAGCTTGAGATGCAGAATAAACTCTGGGTCAAAGATGAAAAGCTGAAACAACTGAAGGCTATTGTTACTGAACCTAAAATTGAGAAGCCAGAGAGACCCTCTCGGGAGCGAGATCGAGAAAAAGTTACTCTAAGATCTGTTTCTCCATCACCTGTCCCT CTTTCTAGTAACTATATTGCTCAGATTTCCAACGGCCAGCAACTCATGAGCCAGCCACAGCTACATAGGCGCTCTAACTCTTGCAGCAGCATTTCTGTAGCTTCCTGTATCTCGGAATGGGAGCAGAAAATTCCTACGTGCAACACACCTCTCAGAGACACATCTATTGCAAGGCGTAGGCAGCAGGAGCCAGGACAAAGCAAAGCTTGTATCGTGTCAGACAGAAGGCGAGGGATGTACTGGACTGAAGGCAGGGAGGTGGTTCCTACATTCAGAAATGAGCTAGAAATAGAAGAGGATCATTGCTGCAGG GGTGATGTTTATAAAACAAGGGGTGGTGGCCAATCTGTTCAATTTACTGATATTGAGACTTTAAAGCAAGAATCACCAAATGG TAGTCGGAAACGAAGATCTTCCACAGTAGCACCTGCCCAACCAGATGGTGCAGAGTCTGAATGGACCGATGTAGAAACAAGG TGTTCCGTGGCTGTGGAGATGAGAGCAGGATCCCAGCTGGGACCTGGATATCAGCATCATGCACAACCCAA GCGCAAGAAGCCATGA
- the KIF23 gene encoding kinesin-like protein KIF23 isoform X6, which produces METIRRLSIHLNKCLALTPPRRNCLMLWLIPWSMTLFMAKMVFKSNDRNSMDIQCEVDALLERQKREAMPNPKTPSSKRQVDPEFADMITVKEFCKAEEVDEDSVYGVFVSYIEIYNNYIYDLLEEVPFDPIKPKPPQSKLLREDKNHNMYVAGCTEVEVKSTDEAFEVFWRGQKKRRIANTHLNRESSRSHSVFNIKLVQAPLDADGDNVLQEKEQITISQLSLVDLAGSERTNRTRAEGNRLREAGNINQSLMTLRTCMDVLRENQMYGTNKMVPYRDSKLTHLFKNYFDGEGKVRMIVCVNPKAEDYEESLQVMRFAEVTQEVEVARPIDKVICGLTPGRRYRNQPRGPVGDEPLVTDVVLQSFPPLPSCEILDINDEQTLPRLIEALEKRHLLRQIMIDEFNKQSNTFKALLQEFDNAVLSKENYMQGKLNEKEKMISGQKLEIERLEKKNKTLEYKIEILEKTTTIYEEDKRNLQQELETQNQKLQRQFSDKRRLEARLQGMVTETTMKWEKECERRVAAKQLEMQNKLWVKDEKLKQLKAIVTEPKIEKPERPSRERDREKVTLRSVSPSPVPLSSNYIAQISNGQQLMSQPQLHRRSNSCSSISVASCISEWEQKIPTCNTPLRDTSIARRRQQEPGQSKACIVSDRRRGMYWTEGREVVPTFRNELEIEEDHCCRNAPPIRLRHRRSRSAGDRWVDHKPASNVQTETVMQPHVPHAITVSVANEKALAKCEKYMLTHQELASDGEIETKLIKGDVYKTRGGGQSVQFTDIETLKQESPNGSRKRRSSTVAPAQPDGAESEWTDVETRCSVAVEMRAGSQLGPGYQHHAQPKRKKP; this is translated from the exons ATGGAGACTATAAGGAG ACTCAGTATTCATTTAAACAAGTGTTTGGCACTCACACCACCCAGAAGGAACTGTTTGATGTTGTGGCTCATCCCTTGGTCGATGACCTTATTCATGGCAAAAATG GTTTTTAAATCTAATGATAGGAATAGTATGGATATACAGTGTGAGGTTGATGCCTTATTAGAACGTCAGAAAAGAGAAGCTATGCCCAATCCAAAGACCCCTTCTAGCAA acgacaAGTAGATCCAGAGTTTGCAGATATGATAACTGTGAAAGAATTCTGCAAAGCAGAAGAGGTTGATGAAGACAGTGTGTATGGTGTATTTGTCtcttatattgaaatatataataattacatatatgaTCTGTTGGAAGAGGTGCCATTTGATCCCATAAAACCCAA aCCTCCACAATCTAAATTGCTTCGTGAAGATAAGAACCATAACATGTATGTTGCAGGATGTACGGAAGTAGAAGTGAAATCTACTGATGAGGCTTTTGAAGTTTTCTGGAGAG GCCAGAAAAAGAGACGTATTGCTAATACCCATTTGAATCGTGAGTCCAGCCGTTCCCATAGCGTGTTCAACATTAAATTAGTTCAGGCTCCCTTGGATGCAGATGGAGACAATGTCTTACAG gaaaaagaacaaatcacTATAAGTCAGTTGTCCTTGGTAGATCTTGCTGGAAGTGAAAGAACTAACCGGACCAGAGCAGAAGGGAACAGATTACGTGAAGCTG gtAATATTAATCAGTCACTAATGACGCTAAGAACATGTATGGATGTCCTGAGAGAGAACCAAATGTATGGGACTAACAAG ATGGTTCCATATCGAGACTCAAAGTTAACCCATCTGTTCAAGAACTACTTTGATGGGGAAGGAAAAGTGCGTATGATTGTGTGTGTGAATCCAAAGGCTGAAGATTATGAAGAAAGCTTG caaGTCATGAGATTTGCGGAAGTGACTCAGGAAGTTGAAGTAGCAAGACCTATAGACAAGGTCATATGTGGTTTAACGCCTGGGAGGCGATATAGGAACCAGCCTCGAGGTCCAGTTGGAGATG AACCATTGGTTACCGACGTGGTTTTGCAGAGTTTTCCGCCTTTGCCATCATGCGAAATTTTGGATATCAACGATGAGCAGACACTTCCAAGGCTGATTGAAGCCTTAGAGAAACGACATCTCCTACGACAAATAATGATTGATGAGTTTAACAAACAAT CTAATACTTTTAAAGCTTTGTTACAAGAATTTGACAATGCCGTCTTAAGTAAAGAAAACTACATGCAGGGGAaactaaatgaaaaggaaaagatgatCTCAGGACAGAAATTGGAAATAGAAcgactggaaaagaaaaacaaaactttagaaTATAAG ATTGAGATTTTAGAGAAAACAACTACTATCTATGAAGAAGATAAACGCAATTTGCAACAGGAACTTGAAACTCAGAACCAGAAACTTCAGCGACAGTTTTCTGACAAACGCAGATTAGAGGCCAGGTTGCAAGGCATGGTGACAGAAACGACAATGAAGTGGGAGAAAGAATGT GAGCGTAGAGTGGCAGCCAAACAGCTTGAGATGCAGAATAAACTCTGGGTCAAAGATGAAAAGCTGAAACAACTGAAGGCTATTGTTACTGAACCTAAAATTGAGAAGCCAGAGAGACCCTCTCGGGAGCGAGATCGAGAAAAAGTTACTCTAAGATCTGTTTCTCCATCACCTGTCCCT CTTTCTAGTAACTATATTGCTCAGATTTCCAACGGCCAGCAACTCATGAGCCAGCCACAGCTACATAGGCGCTCTAACTCTTGCAGCAGCATTTCTGTAGCTTCCTGTATCTCGGAATGGGAGCAGAAAATTCCTACGTGCAACACACCTCTCAGAGACACATCTATTGCAAGGCGTAGGCAGCAGGAGCCAGGACAAAGCAAAGCTTGTATCGTGTCAGACAGAAGGCGAGGGATGTACTGGACTGAAGGCAGGGAGGTGGTTCCTACATTCAGAAATGAGCTAGAAATAGAAGAGGATCATTGCTGCAGG AATGCACCACCAATTCGTCTCCGACACAGACGATCACGCTCTGCAGGAGACAGATGGGTAGATCATAAGCCTGCCTCTAACGTGCAAACTGAAACAGTCATGCAGCCACATGTCCCTCATGCCATCACAGTATCTGTTGCAAATGAAAAAGCACTAGCTAAGTGTGAGAAGTACATGCTGACCCACCAGGAACTAGCCTCCGATGGGGAGATTGAAACTAAACTAATTAAG GGTGATGTTTATAAAACAAGGGGTGGTGGCCAATCTGTTCAATTTACTGATATTGAGACTTTAAAGCAAGAATCACCAAATGG TAGTCGGAAACGAAGATCTTCCACAGTAGCACCTGCCCAACCAGATGGTGCAGAGTCTGAATGGACCGATGTAGAAACAAGG TGTTCCGTGGCTGTGGAGATGAGAGCAGGATCCCAGCTGGGACCTGGATATCAGCATCATGCACAACCCAA GCGCAAGAAGCCATGA